The following nucleotide sequence is from Holophagales bacterium.
GCGGGCCGATCGCCGGTGGGCGCTCCCGGCTGCGCAGCATCCAGCTTGCCGGCCACGCTTCCGACGAGGGGCGCCGCGACCAGGGCCGCACCCGCCTTCAGGACCTCGCGCCGGTCGTAGGCGCCGGCGCCCGCCTCATGGCTCGAATCTCCGCATCGATCGCACATCTGAAGCTCCTTTCTGCTTTCCACGGGAAAAGGATAGGAACGTCGCGAGCGGTCGACAAGACGGCAAAGGCGGCATAGGCTGGTGAAGTGAGTGCACCAATAGCCCGTGACGAGCTCGCGGTCCTCGCCGCCTTCGCGGTGGTGGCCGAGGAGCTCAGCTTCACGAAGGCGGCCCACCGGCTCGGTCTCAGCCGGTCGGCCGTGAGCCACGCGATTCGGTCCCTCGAGGAGCGACTGGGCCTGAGACTCCTCGCCCGGACGACGCGCACGGTCGCGCCCACGGAGGCGGGCGAGCGTTTGCTGGCGCACGTGCGCCCCGCGCTCGAAGAGATCGAGGCCGCGCTCGCCGAGGCCGGCCGGCTGCGTGCGAGGCGGGCCGGCGTCGTCCGGCTGGTCGCGCCGCCGATGGCGATCGCGATGGCCCTCTGGCCGAAGGTCGCGAAGTTCGTTCGAGACAACCCCGAGGTGGTCCTCGACATCACGACCGAAGGAGAGAACCGCCCCGACCTCGTCGCAGGGCGTTTCGACGCCGGCATCCACCTCGGGGAGTTCGTCCAGAGGGACATGGTCGCCGTCCGGATCAGCGGGGAGCAGCGCGCGGCCGTCGTCGGCGCGCCGGCGTACTTCGACTCGCATCCCCGGCCGAAGACGCCGCGCGACCTGACGGCGCACAGCTGCATCTCCCACCGCCTGGGGGTCAGCGGCCCCGTCTACCGGTGGGAGTTCGAGAAGCGCGGCCGGCCCGTCGTCGTCTCCGTTTCAGGACCTCTCGTCGTCACCGACCCCGTGTTCACCCTGCGCGCCGCGCTCGACGGCCTGGGACTGGCCTACCTGCTCGAGGAGGACGCCGCCGACCTCCTCGGGCGGGGCGACCTCGTGCGCGTGCTCGAGGACTGGTGTCCGCCGTTCGACGGTTACTTCCTCTACTACCCGAGCCGGCGCCATCAGCCTCCGGCCCTTCAGGCGCTCGTCGAGGCGCTCCGCGTCTGACCGGGACGGCCGACGTCTCGACCTGCCGCTTCGTCAGCGCGCCCGTCGTTCGTCGGAGAATGGAACGGGATCGCGGACCACCCGCTCCTTCGCCCGGAGGACGAGCACGGTGCCGCCGAGGACGAGGAGCATGCCGGCGACGGGCGCCGCCGACCAGCGGTATCCCTCGAACGCGGTGGACGCCAGCATCGCGATCAGCGGAATCACGGCGGCGGTGTAGCCGGACCGCCCCGCGCCGATCCGCTTGAGGAGCGTGAGGAAGGCCATGAAGGCGACGACCGACCCGAAGAGCGCGAGGTAGGCGAGGGAGAGGACGTATCCAGGCCTCGCGTCAAACGCGAAGGGGATACCGGTCACCGCGCACCAGGCCAATACCGAGAGGGAGGCGTAGCCCATCGCGAACGCGATCGACGGGGCGACGGCCAGGCCGGTTGCGAAGAGCCGCTGCGAGTAGAGGTTCCCGGCCGAGGCGAAGAAGGTCGCGACGAGGGCGAGCCAGAGTCCGCCCGCCTGACCGGCGCCCCCACGGAGGCTCGTCACCTCCGGCCAGAAGAGGAGCGCGACGCCTGCCACGCCGATCACTGCGCCGAGGGCGACGGCCGGCGGCGTCGGCGTTCCGAAGAAGAGCCGGGCGCCGATCAGGTTCCAGAAGACGAGGAAGGAGAAGACGACCGCCACGAGTCCGGAGGCGAGGTGCTGCTCGGCGCGGTAGACGAGGACGTAGTTCAGCCCGAAGAGGAGGAACCCGAGGAGCGCGAGGCGGGCGTGGTCGCGCGCCGTGAACCGGAGCGAGACGCCGCGCAGGAGGCACCACCCGACGAGGAGGAGAGAGGCGAGGGCGAACCGCCACGCCACGGAGACCTCGGGAGCCACGACGCCAAGCTGGAACTTGATGGCGAGCCAGGTCGTTCCCCAGATGAACGAGGCGAGGAAGAAGAGGAAGACGTTGGACGAGGCGTCTGGCTTCGCCGGCGTCGCGGAGGGGTGGTCCATCCGTCGATTCTGCACCGCGCGGCGGTGGGGAACCGCGAGCAACGTTACGCCCGAGGACGCGATCTATCCGCCGCTGGATCGTCGCGGACGTTTCGTTCGAATGCGTCTCGCCAGGCGACCGAGACGGTCATCGTGGGTGGCGCGGCGCGACGAAGGGCTTTCGCGCCGAGGAGCTCGGCGACGGCGGGGGAGGGCTCGCGCGAGAGGCGGAGCCGGACGAGAGACGCCGGGTCGAGGCGCGAGAGCGCGGCACGGAGGCGAGCCTCGAACGACGCGGCGTCGTCGTCCGGGTCGAGCTCGAGGTCGACCATCGGCCGGACCGGGAGCTCGCGAAACTCCCAGGTCGCGGTACCGCCACGGCCATCTCGTTCGAGCTCGAGGAGAAGCGTTCCCTTCGGCTCGTTCCGCTCGGCGAAGGAGGTCCGGTCCGTCGACCCGGCGAAGAGGACGGGCGAGGCGAGAGGGCGCGCTGCGAGGTCGTGGGTGAGGACCTGCGCGCGGTGGATGTGCCCGGAGAGGACGGCCGCAAAGCCCGCCGGGACGTCCCGGCCGCGAACGACGTCGGCCCCGTTGCGAAAGGTGAATCCGACCGGCCCGACCTTTGCCCCTTCGACGGCCTGGTGGAAGCAGAGGAGGCGGACGTCGGCCACGGCGTCCGCGTGCCCCGTAGCCGCGAGGAGTGCGGGAAAGCTCGTCCGCACGTCGGGAGCGAAAGGGAAACCGGAGAGCGCGAGGTCGAGGCCGTCCCGCCGGACGACGAACGTCCTGGGGCGGTCGAAGGCGCGGATCCGCGGATGCGTCAGGAGCAGGCCGCGCGGCACTCCGGACCGCTCGTGGTTCCCGGGGACCCAGAAGACGTCCAACCCGAGATCGGCGAGCTGGGCGAGCCGCGAGAAGACTCTCTCCGCGAGCCAGGCCGGAATCCGGCTCCGGTAGAAGAGGTCGCCGCCGTGGACGACGATGCCGGCCTCGCCGCTCAATGCCGGTGCGAGCGCCCGCTCGAAGCTCTCGAAGAGGTCGTCGCCGCGGCGGCGCCTTTCGACACGGGGCCGCGACGGAAGGTCGAGGCCGAGGTGCGTGTCGGAGAGGAAAAGGACCCGGACCGGCATCGCGCCCGAGGCTACAGGACCCGCCTCGCCCGCGGGGCAGCGCGGGTCCGGATCAGCCCTGGATTCTCTCGCGGGGAGGGTGCTTCTGCCCCGGCAGGAGCCCCTGTGCGAAGGCGACCGGCTCCACGCGGCGAAGGCCTCTCGCCTGGGAGGGCGTGACGAGAGGCCGGACGGCGTGGAGGCCGATCCACTCGCTGACGCCCCAGATGTCCTCCTCGCTGCGCTCCCAGTTCCGCCCGTCCACGCGCGAGAGGTCGATCGGGCGCGAGATCGCGCGGAGGGTCTTCTCCGCGTCGTCGTTGTAATAGCTCTCGAAGTAGCTCATCGCGAGCTCGCGAGGCGTGCGGTAGACCGGGTCGCGGAAGCGCAGGCCGACGAACTTCGATTTGCCGACGGCCCCCCACGCGCCGCCGTCCTTCTTCTCCCGGAAGAGCGCGAGGAGGTGGTGCTCGTCGCGGACCGCGGCGAGGAGGAGTACGAGCGGCCGCCGCCCCTGGAACCGGAAAACGGCGGCCGCGAAGACGGCCGCCTCGAAGCACTGGGCCGTCTGGTCCCGCAGGACGCGGCGCGGCGATCGGCACGTCTCGCCGCCGTCCTCCCTGTTGTAGGGAAGCTCATCGACGAAGCGCTGGACGTCCTCGGGGCGGCGGAGCGTCCGGAGGACGTCCCGCTCCTCCACGCTCCACGTGCGATGTCGGCTGCTCATGCCCGCGCAGGTTACCGTGGACGCAGGCAACCGCCGGCCTCGACCTGCCGGCGTGGAAGCGGAGCCAGGCGCCCGATGAGCCCGGGGAGTCACCGCTACGCCGGGCTCACCCCTGCCGCCGCACCATCTCGTTGATCCAGATCGGGGCGAAGGGTGAGGTACAGCCCTTGGAGACCGGATAGTCGCGGTAGATTCCCAGGGTTTCGCCGATCGCGATGGCGCGTTTGCGGAGCGCGGGAAAGTGAATCCCTATCGCCGCCAGGGTGGCGTTCATCGTCCACTGGACTTCCGAAGCGGCGCCTCCCATCTCGGACTCGATGCGCGCCAGGAGGGCCGGCACGTCGAGCCCTTCCGGACTCCTGGCGATGCGTCCGGCGGTCAGTCCCCATCCGGCGCGGGCGGCCCAGGGATCGTCGTCGGCCATCCACGCCTGGCGCAAGGCCTCCTTCTCGGGATGCTCCTTGAGGACATAGGAGCTGAGCCAGTCTGCCAGCTGCGCGAACCCGACGGACCGCACCATCCGATCCATCTCGCCGCCAGACAGCTTCCGTGGCTCGATCACGAGGGTGGCCAGGAGCCGGGCGTCGATGTTTCCCGTCTCCCAGAGCGCGAGGGCCAGCGCGTGATCGGTCTTGATCGCGGCGGCGAGCTTTCGGATATCACCGAGCAGAACGCCGAACTGACTCTCGCCGGCGCCCCTCTTCCTGTTCTGCGCTCGCATCTTTTCGCTGCCGAGCGCCTCGAGCTTGCCGAGCGCTTCGTCGAGGGTCATGGTCGCTGGCCCATGCACGCCGCGGGTGGATCGACGAGCGCGATGGAAGCCGTCCCTCCGGCGGGGATCGACGCCAGCGGATCGAGCGCGCCGACGGCGCTGGCTGCGAAGACGTCGTTCCCTGCGGAGTGAGGGGGGGCCGGGGTCAGGAGAGGACCTGGGGGGGCGAGGGGCGGGTCGTTTGGGTCCGTCGGCACGGACCACCACACTGCCATCGAGATGGCACCGGGTGACGGTGATCTTCAGGGTGGTGCGAGCCCGTGACGTCGCGTCCGGCTCGGTGGGCGAGGAGCCACACGAGGCAAGCGACGACGCAACCGGCAGGGCCACGGCGAGGAGAAGGGCACGCTTCATGACGGGCTCCTTGCGGCTGCGAGAAAGTATAGGCGAAGGACCCCGACGGGCCCGAGCTGCCGAGCTCCGATTGACGGGATCGACCTCTCCGGATATGTTCCTACTTGCGGCTAATCCGCAACTAGGAAGTATGCGCAGAGCGGACCCAGCGGCGGCAGCAAGAGAAGGCTCCGGCACCTCGAGGTCGTTGCCCGGGAGGCGGGCCTCAAGATCACCCACCAGCGGCTCGAGATCTTCCGGGAGCTGGCGGGGACGGAGGAGCACCCCGACGCGGAAACCATCTTCCGCGCCGTCCAGCTGAGGATGCCGACCGTGTCGCTCGACACGGTCTACCGCACGCTCTGGATGCTCCACGACCTCGGGCTCGTCACGACGCTCGGGCCGCGAGGCGACGGCGTGAGGTTCGACGCGAACCTCGACCGGCACCACCACTTCTCCTGCGTGCGCTGCGGGCTGGTGCGCGACTTCGAGAGCGCCGAGCTCGACGGCCTCCGCGTCCCCGACTCCATCAAGCGGCTCGGCAGCGTCGTGGAAGCGCACGTCGAGGTGCGCGGGCTCTGTGCGGCCTGCCAGCGCGGCCAGGAAACGTCGAAAGACAAACGCCAACCCGGAACCCGAGGAGGATGAAATGAGCGAAAGCGGCAAGTGCCCGTTCACAGGTGCTTCCAGCCACCCCGTTGCCGGCCGCGGCACGACGAACCGCGACTGGTGGCCCAACCAGCTGAACCTGGGGATCCTCCACCAGCATGCCCCCGCGTCGAACCCGATGGGCCCCGGCTTCGACTACGCCGAGGAGTTCGGCAAGCTCGACCTGGCGGCCCTGAAGAAGGACCTCTACGCCCTCATGACCGATTCGAAGGAGTGGTGGCCGGCCGACTGGGGCCACTACGGGGGCCTTTTCATCCGGATGACCTGGCACAGCGCGGGCACCTACCGCATCTCGGACGGGCGCGGTGGCGGCGGCACCGGCAACCAGCGCTTCGCGCCGGTCAACAGCTGGCCCGACAACGGCAACCTCGACAAGGCGCGACGCCTCCTCTGGCCCGTCAAGCAGAAGTACGGCAACCAGATCTCCTGGGCCGACCTGATCATCCTCGCCGGCAACTGCGCTCTCGAGTCGATGGGCTTCCAGACGTTCGGCTTCGGCGGCGGCCGCGCGGACATCTGGCAGCCCGAGGAGGACATCAACTGGGGCCGGGAGAAGACCTGGCTCGGCGACGAGCGCTACAGCGGCGATCGCGAACTCGAGAACCCGCTGGCCGCCGTGCAGATGGGCCTGATCTACGTGAACCCCGAGGGCCCCAACGGCAAGCCCGACCCCGTGGCCTCGGGCCGCGACGTGCGCGAGACCTTCGCCCGCATGGCGATGAACGACGAGGAGACCGTCGCCCTCGTGGCCGGCGGCCACACGTTCGGCAAGGCGCACGGCGCGGGCGACCCGAAGCTCGTCGGTCCGGAGCCCGAGGCGGCCCCGATCGAGGAGCAGGGCCTCGGCTGGAAGAACGCGCTCGGGACCGGCAAGGGCGTCCACACGACGACGAGCGGCATCGAGGGCGCCTGGAAGCCGAACCCGACGAAGTGGGACATGGGCTACTTCGACATGCTGTTCGGCTACGAGTGGGAGCTCGTCAAGAGCCCCGCCGGCGCGTGGCAGTGGCTGGCAAAGGACGTCAAGCCGGAACACATGATTCCCGACGCCCACGACCCGTCGAAGACGCACCGGCCCATGATGACGACGGCCGACCTGTCGCTGCGCTTCGACCCGATCTACGAGCCGATCTCGCGCCGCTTCCACGCGGACCCGCAGGCGTTCGCCGACGCGTTCGCCCGGGCCTGGTTCAAGCTGACGCACCGCGACCTGGGGCCGAAGGTCCGCTACCTCGGCCCGGAGGTCCCGGCCGAGGATTTGATCTGGCAGGACCCGGTCCCCGCCGTCGACCACCCGCTCGTCGACGCGAAGGACGTCGCCGCGCTGAAGGCGAAGGTCCTCGCCTCCGGCCTGCCGGTGGCCGAGCTCGTCGCCACGGCCTGGGCTTCGGCCTCGACCTTCCGCGGCTCGGACATGCGCGGCGGCGCCAACGGCGCGCGGATCCGCCTCGCGCCGCAGAAGGACTGGGAGGCCAACGAGCCGGCGCAGCTTGCGAAGGTGCTGGGCGTTCTCGAAGGGATCCGGAAAGAGTTCAACAATGCCCAGGCGGGCGGAAAGAAGATCTCCCTGGCCGACCTGATCGTCCTCGCCGGCGGCGCGGCCGTCGAGGCGGCGGCGAAGGCCGCGGGGCACGCCGTCGAGGTCCCCTTCACGCCGGGCCGCACCGACGCCACGCCCGAGCAGACCGACGTGGAGTCGTTCGCGGTCCTCGAGCCGATCGCCGACGGCTTCCGCAACTACCAGAGGAAGGGGCTCGGAGCGCCGGCCGAGGAGATGCTCGTCGACAAGGCGCAGCTCCTGACGCTGAGCGCGCCGGAGATGACGGTCCTCGTCGGCGGCCTGCGCGTGCTCGGCGCCAACGTGGGCCGCTCGCCGCACGGCGTCTTCACGAAGCGGGCCGGGGCCCTGACGAACGACTTCTTCGTCAACCTGCTCGACATGGGGACCACGTGGAAGGTGACGTCCGAGGCAGGGGAGACCTTCGAAGGGCGCGACCGCACGACGGGCGAGCTCCGGTGGACCGGCACCCGCGTGGACCTCGTCTTCGGCTCGAACTCGCAGCTGCGCGCCCTCGCCGAGGTCTACGCGCAGGACGACGCGAAGGAGAAGTTCGTGCGCGACTTCGTGGCGGCCTGGAACAAGGTCATGAACCTGGACCGCTTCGACATCGGCTGATCGTCGCGGTGGCGGCAGGGGATCGAGCCGTTCAGAGCTCCAGCTCGATCCCCTGCGCCAGCTCGATCCGGCCGCTGAAGTTCAGGGCGTTCGTCTGGCGGCGCATGTAGGCCTTCCAGGCGTCGGAGCCGCTCTCGCGCCCGCCCCCGGTCTCCTTCTCGCCCCCGAACGCCCCGCCGATCTCGGCGCCGCTCGTTCCGGTGTTGACGTTCGCGATCCCGCAGTCGCTCCCCTCGACGGAAAGGAAGATCTCGCTCTCGACGAAGTCGTTCGTGATGATGGCGCTGGAGAGGCCCTGGGGCACCCCGTTCTGCAGCGCGATCGCCTCCTCCAGGGTCCGGTACGGCATGACGTAGACCACAGGGGCGAAGGTCTCCTCCTGGACGATGGGCAGGTTGCCCGCCACCTCCACCAGGCACGGCGTCACGTAGCAGCCACCGGGGAGGTCCAGCCTCTCGCCGCCGCAGGCCACGCGCGCGCCCTGGCCCTTCGCCGTCTCGATGGCCTGCAGCATGGTCACCACGGCCGAGCCGTCCACCAGGGGCCCCATGAGGTGCTCGTCGTCGAGCGGGTCGCCGATCGTCGTCGCCTCGTAGAGCGCCTTCAGGCGCTCCACGAAGGTCTCGTAGATCGACGCGTGCACGATGACCCGCCGCGTCGACGTGCAGCGCTGGCCGGATGTTCCGATGGCGCCGAAGTAGATGGCCTTGAGGGCGATCTCGAGGTCGCCCTTCTCGCTCACGATCACCGCGTTGTTGCCGCCCAGCTCGAGGATCAGGCGGCCGAAGCGTTCCTGCACGAGCTTGCCCACGTGACGGCCGCCGGGCACGGAGCCGGTGTAGGAGACGAGCGCCACCCGGGGGTCGGTGTTGATCAGGTCGCCGATGTCGCTCCCCCTCCCGATCGCCAGGCTGCAGATGGCCGGGTCGAAGCCGTGCCGCTCGAGCACGCGCTGCGCGAGGTGCGTGACGGCGAGGGCGGTGAGGGGTGTCTTGCTGGAGGGCTTCCAGAGCACGGTGTCGCCGCAGACGAGCGCGAGCGCGGCGTTCCAGCTCCAGACGGCGACGGGGAAGTTGAACGCGGTGATGACGCCGACGACGCCCAGCGGGTGCCACTGCTCCTGGAGCCGGTGCCGGCGCCGCTCGCTGGGCATGGTCAGCCCGTAGAGCTGCCGGCTGAGGCCGACGGCGAAGTCGCAGATGTCGATCATCTCCTGGACCTCGCCGAGGCCCTCGCGGAGCGTCTTGCCCATCTCGAGGGAGACGAGCCGGGCGAGGGCGTCCTTGTGGAGCCGCAGCTCGTCGCCGATCGCCTTGACCACCTCGCCCCGCTTGGGAGCCGGGACCGTCCGCCAGCCGGCGAAGGCACCGTGGCAGCGGGCGAGAATCGTGTCGAACTCGTCCTTCGTGACGTTCACCACCGTGGCCAGGAGCTCGCCGTCCACCGGGGAGACCACCGCCTGGGCCTTGCCGCTGCCGATCCACTCGCCCGCGAAGCCGCCGAGGTTCCGCTCTTCGATTCCCAGTCCGGAAAGGATGCTCGCCGTCTTCTGCGTCGTGGCCATGTCCCGTACCTCCAGGGCGCCCGTTATAGAGGGTCGTGAGCTATTCACATAGCTCATTGTTTTCATCCATTGAATGACTACGAGTCATGAGGCGCCGCGGGCTCAGACGAGGCCGAGATCCTCGGCGAGGAGCGCGTAGTCGACCGCGCCCCGCGCGGAGGGGTCGAGCTCGTAGATCGTCTTTCCCGTCCGGGGTGCTTCGGCGAGCGCCGCGTTGATCCGGATGGGGGACAGGATCTTCGTGAATCTCTCGCGGATCGCGTCGAGCGTCTCGTCCGACACGCGGGTCCTCAGGTCGTAGAAGGTCGGCAGGACGCCGTCGATCCGCAGCGGCTTCGGCCGGTCCGCGTCGATTGCCGCCACGAACCGCTTCGTGCGCTCGAGGGCGGGCAGCGAGAGCGGCTCGAGCTTGGCAGGCAGGATGAGCTCGTGGGCGGCGAACCAGGCGTTCTCGAGGAGGAGCGAGGCGGAGGGAGGGCAGTCGAGGAGGACGACGTCGTAGTCCTCCCCGTCGAGGTCCCCGAGGCGCCGCTCGAGCCTGTGACGCCGCTTTTCCTTCCCCTTCTCGCGCAGCTGGTCCTCCGCGGCCAGGAGCCGGGCTCCCGCCACGACCACGTCGAGGTTCGGCCGGTTCTCTCGCGCGACGACGTCCTCGAACGCCGCCTCACCGACGAGCCAGGCGTCGAGGCCCACGTCGCCGCCGAGCCCGATCGAAGAGCCCACGCACCCCTGCGGGTCGACGTCCACGAGCAGTACCCTGCGCCCGGCCCGCGCGCAGGCGGCCGCCAGGTTGACGGCCGTGGTCGTCTTTCCCACGCCGCCCTTGAGGGCGGAGATCGCGAGGAGCCGTCTTTTTCGCATCGGAGACCGCCGGAATTCTGACACGGTGACGTCCGCCGGCTCGAACCGGCGCGCCGGCGGGCTGTCAGCGACCGACGAGCTTCTGAAGGTGTTCGGGGTACCGGGCTCCGTGCACCGGGATCTCCGCGGCGGCCGTGTCGATCTGGCGGAGGTCCTCGGCCGTCAGCTCGATCTGGGTCGCTCCGAGGTTCTCTTCCAGGCGGTTCAGCTTCGTGGTCCCCGGGATCGGCACGATCCAGGGCTTCTGCCCGAGCAGCCAGGCGAGCGCGATCTGGGCGGGGGTCGCCCCCCGGACCGACCCGATGGCGGCGAGCAGGTCGACGAGGCCCCGGTTCGCCTTCATGGCTTCGGGCTTGAAGCGGGGGAGCCCGCTGCGAAAGTCGGTGGCGGCGAACTCGGTCTTCTCGTCCATCCTTCCGGTGAGGAACCCCCTGCCGAGCGGGCTGTAGGGAACGAATCCGATCCCGAGCTCCTCGAGGGTCGGCAGCACGTCGACCTCGGGCTCCCTCCACCAGAGCGAGTACTCGCTCTGGAGCGCGGTGACGGGCTGGACCGCGTGCGCGCGGCGGATCGTCCCCACGCCGGCTTCGGAGAGGCCGAAATGCCTGACCTTGCCCTGCTGGATCAGCTCCTTGACGGCCCCGGCGACGTCTTCGATCGGGACCTGGGGGTCGACGCGGTGCTGGTAGAAGAGGTCGATCGTCTCGACCCTGAGCCGCCCGAGCGAGGCCTCCGCGACCTCCCGGATGTGCTCCGGCCGGCTGTCGAGGCCCGCCCACGGCCCTCCCGCCTCGCCCAGCTTGAATCCGAACTTCGTGGCGATGGCCACCCGCCCGCGGAAGGGAGCGAGGGCTTCCCCCACGAGCTCTTCGTTCGTGTACGGGCCGTAGACCTCGGCGGTGTCGAAGAAGGTGACGCCGCGATCGACGGCCGCGTGGAGGAGCGAGGTCATGTCCTGCCTGTTCCGGGGCGGGCCGTACGAGAAGCTCATCCCCATGCAGCCGAGGCCGAGGGCGGAGACTTCGAGTCCGTTCCTGCCGAGCACGCGTTTCTGCACGCCATCCTCCTGTTCGGTGGACTATGGAGTGGGGCTCACCAGGGGGACCCGTAGAGCCCCTTGACGAGGATCCAGGCGGAAAGCCCGATGAGAAGGCCCCCGCTCACCAGTCTCACGAGCAGGGGTCGGGTGCGCAGGAAAGAGGTCTTCTCCCGAAAGGCCTGGGAGGCGTACGCCGCGACGAGCATCGGCAGCGCGAACCCGAGGCTGTAGAAGCCGAGGAGTGCCATGCCTTCGCCCAGCTGGGCCCTGGCCGCGACCATGCCGAGGATCGCGCTGAGGAACGGGCCGACGCAGGGGATCCAGACGAGCCCGAGAGACGCGCCCAGGACTGCGCC
It contains:
- the katG gene encoding catalase/peroxidase HPI → MSESGKCPFTGASSHPVAGRGTTNRDWWPNQLNLGILHQHAPASNPMGPGFDYAEEFGKLDLAALKKDLYALMTDSKEWWPADWGHYGGLFIRMTWHSAGTYRISDGRGGGGTGNQRFAPVNSWPDNGNLDKARRLLWPVKQKYGNQISWADLIILAGNCALESMGFQTFGFGGGRADIWQPEEDINWGREKTWLGDERYSGDRELENPLAAVQMGLIYVNPEGPNGKPDPVASGRDVRETFARMAMNDEETVALVAGGHTFGKAHGAGDPKLVGPEPEAAPIEEQGLGWKNALGTGKGVHTTTSGIEGAWKPNPTKWDMGYFDMLFGYEWELVKSPAGAWQWLAKDVKPEHMIPDAHDPSKTHRPMMTTADLSLRFDPIYEPISRRFHADPQAFADAFARAWFKLTHRDLGPKVRYLGPEVPAEDLIWQDPVPAVDHPLVDAKDVAALKAKVLASGLPVAELVATAWASASTFRGSDMRGGANGARIRLAPQKDWEANEPAQLAKVLGVLEGIRKEFNNAQAGGKKISLADLIVLAGGAAVEAAAKAAGHAVEVPFTPGRTDATPEQTDVESFAVLEPIADGFRNYQRKGLGAPAEEMLVDKAQLLTLSAPEMTVLVGGLRVLGANVGRSPHGVFTKRAGALTNDFFVNLLDMGTTWKVTSEAGETFEGRDRTTGELRWTGTRVDLVFGSNSQLRALAEVYAQDDAKEKFVRDFVAAWNKVMNLDRFDIG
- a CDS encoding aldo/keto reductase, which codes for MQKRVLGRNGLEVSALGLGCMGMSFSYGPPRNRQDMTSLLHAAVDRGVTFFDTAEVYGPYTNEELVGEALAPFRGRVAIATKFGFKLGEAGGPWAGLDSRPEHIREVAEASLGRLRVETIDLFYQHRVDPQVPIEDVAGAVKELIQQGKVRHFGLSEAGVGTIRRAHAVQPVTALQSEYSLWWREPEVDVLPTLEELGIGFVPYSPLGRGFLTGRMDEKTEFAATDFRSGLPRFKPEAMKANRGLVDLLAAIGSVRGATPAQIALAWLLGQKPWIVPIPGTTKLNRLEENLGATQIELTAEDLRQIDTAAAEIPVHGARYPEHLQKLVGR
- a CDS encoding transcriptional repressor, which produces MTHQRLEIFRELAGTEEHPDAETIFRAVQLRMPTVSLDTVYRTLWMLHDLGLVTTLGPRGDGVRFDANLDRHHHFSCVRCGLVRDFESAELDGLRVPDSIKRLGSVVEAHVEVRGLCAACQRGQETSKDKRQPGTRGG
- a CDS encoding metallophosphoesterase, translated to MPVRVLFLSDTHLGLDLPSRPRVERRRRGDDLFESFERALAPALSGEAGIVVHGGDLFYRSRIPAWLAERVFSRLAQLADLGLDVFWVPGNHERSGVPRGLLLTHPRIRAFDRPRTFVVRRDGLDLALSGFPFAPDVRTSFPALLAATGHADAVADVRLLCFHQAVEGAKVGPVGFTFRNGADVVRGRDVPAGFAAVLSGHIHRAQVLTHDLAARPLASPVLFAGSTDRTSFAERNEPKGTLLLELERDGRGGTATWEFRELPVRPMVDLELDPDDDAASFEARLRAALSRLDPASLVRLRLSREPSPAVAELLGAKALRRAAPPTMTVSVAWRDAFERNVRDDPAADRSRPRA
- a CDS encoding LysR family transcriptional regulator; its protein translation is MARDELAVLAAFAVVAEELSFTKAAHRLGLSRSAVSHAIRSLEERLGLRLLARTTRTVAPTEAGERLLAHVRPALEEIEAALAEAGRLRARRAGVVRLVAPPMAIAMALWPKVAKFVRDNPEVVLDITTEGENRPDLVAGRFDAGIHLGEFVQRDMVAVRISGEQRAAVVGAPAYFDSHPRPKTPRDLTAHSCISHRLGVSGPVYRWEFEKRGRPVVVSVSGPLVVTDPVFTLRAALDGLGLAYLLEEDAADLLGRGDLVRVLEDWCPPFDGYFLYYPSRRHQPPALQALVEALRV
- a CDS encoding EamA family transporter is translated as MDHPSATPAKPDASSNVFLFFLASFIWGTTWLAIKFQLGVVAPEVSVAWRFALASLLLVGWCLLRGVSLRFTARDHARLALLGFLLFGLNYVLVYRAEQHLASGLVAVVFSFLVFWNLIGARLFFGTPTPPAVALGAVIGVAGVALLFWPEVTSLRGGAGQAGGLWLALVATFFASAGNLYSQRLFATGLAVAPSIAFAMGYASLSVLAWCAVTGIPFAFDARPGYVLSLAYLALFGSVVAFMAFLTLLKRIGAGRSGYTAAVIPLIAMLASTAFEGYRWSAAPVAGMLLVLGGTVLVLRAKERVVRDPVPFSDERRAR
- a CDS encoding aldehyde dehydrogenase family protein — protein: MATTQKTASILSGLGIEERNLGGFAGEWIGSGKAQAVVSPVDGELLATVVNVTKDEFDTILARCHGAFAGWRTVPAPKRGEVVKAIGDELRLHKDALARLVSLEMGKTLREGLGEVQEMIDICDFAVGLSRQLYGLTMPSERRRHRLQEQWHPLGVVGVITAFNFPVAVWSWNAALALVCGDTVLWKPSSKTPLTALAVTHLAQRVLERHGFDPAICSLAIGRGSDIGDLINTDPRVALVSYTGSVPGGRHVGKLVQERFGRLILELGGNNAVIVSEKGDLEIALKAIYFGAIGTSGQRCTSTRRVIVHASIYETFVERLKALYEATTIGDPLDDEHLMGPLVDGSAVVTMLQAIETAKGQGARVACGGERLDLPGGCYVTPCLVEVAGNLPIVQEETFAPVVYVMPYRTLEEAIALQNGVPQGLSSAIITNDFVESEIFLSVEGSDCGIANVNTGTSGAEIGGAFGGEKETGGGRESGSDAWKAYMRRQTNALNFSGRIELAQGIELEL
- a CDS encoding DNA alkylation repair protein; this translates as MTLDEALGKLEALGSEKMRAQNRKRGAGESQFGVLLGDIRKLAAAIKTDHALALALWETGNIDARLLATLVIEPRKLSGGEMDRMVRSVGFAQLADWLSSYVLKEHPEKEALRQAWMADDDPWAARAGWGLTAGRIARSPEGLDVPALLARIESEMGGAASEVQWTMNATLAAIGIHFPALRKRAIAIGETLGIYRDYPVSKGCTSPFAPIWINEMVRRQG
- a CDS encoding ParA family protein, which translates into the protein MRKRRLLAISALKGGVGKTTTAVNLAAACARAGRRVLLVDVDPQGCVGSSIGLGGDVGLDAWLVGEAAFEDVVARENRPNLDVVVAGARLLAAEDQLREKGKEKRRHRLERRLGDLDGEDYDVVLLDCPPSASLLLENAWFAAHELILPAKLEPLSLPALERTKRFVAAIDADRPKPLRIDGVLPTFYDLRTRVSDETLDAIRERFTKILSPIRINAALAEAPRTGKTIYELDPSARGAVDYALLAEDLGLV